A genomic segment from Microbulbifer elongatus encodes:
- a CDS encoding ABC transporter ATP-binding protein, whose protein sequence is MIELRDLTKSFRTPAGRKVLFKNVNAFFPEGKNIGILGRNGAGKSTLLRIMGGIDYPDSGQVITDQRISWPMGLAGGFQGSMTGRENAAFVCGIHGIWGSAKRKVLDRVQEFAEIGDYFDAPVKSYSSGMRSRLAFGLSIAVDFDYYLVDEVMSVGDAHFKHKCEQVIEEKRKTANFIIVAHAMPILKKNCDVGLYLGPSGLQIFDTVEEAIHLYQQGIPKPAQGAPKQPA, encoded by the coding sequence ATGATCGAGTTGCGCGACCTGACCAAGTCTTTCCGTACCCCGGCGGGGCGCAAGGTGTTGTTCAAAAATGTGAATGCTTTTTTCCCGGAGGGAAAAAACATCGGCATCCTGGGGCGGAACGGCGCCGGCAAATCAACGCTCCTGCGGATCATGGGCGGTATTGATTACCCGGACTCCGGGCAGGTGATTACCGACCAGCGGATATCCTGGCCCATGGGGTTGGCCGGTGGCTTTCAGGGCAGCATGACTGGCCGGGAAAATGCCGCGTTTGTCTGCGGTATTCACGGGATCTGGGGCAGTGCCAAGCGCAAAGTGCTGGATCGCGTGCAGGAGTTTGCAGAAATCGGCGACTACTTTGACGCACCAGTAAAAAGCTACTCCTCGGGCATGCGCTCAAGGCTCGCATTTGGCTTGAGTATTGCTGTGGATTTCGATTATTACCTGGTGGATGAAGTGATGTCGGTGGGGGATGCGCACTTCAAGCACAAATGTGAACAGGTAATCGAAGAGAAACGAAAAACAGCCAACTTCATTATCGTGGCGCACGCTATGCCCATTTTGAAGAAAAACTGTGATGTAGGGCTTTATCTCGGCCCTTCGGGCCTGCAGATTTTTGATACGGTAGAGGAGGCTATCCACCTTTACCAACAGGGTATCCCGAAACCCGCACAGGGCGCGCCGAAGCAACCGGCATAA